A DNA window from Leopardus geoffroyi isolate Oge1 chromosome A1, O.geoffroyi_Oge1_pat1.0, whole genome shotgun sequence contains the following coding sequences:
- the F2RL2 gene encoding proteinase-activated receptor 3 isoform X1 — protein MKALIFVAAGVMLLSPTFCQSVAGMANDVHNLAKPTLPIKTFRGVPPNSFEEFPLSAIEGWTGTTTTVKINCPEERVSNLHVNNATMGYLSSSLSTKLIPAIYILVFVVGVPANAVTLWMLLFRTRSICMNIFYTNLAMADFLFCITLPFKIAYHLNGNNWVFGEVMCRATTVIFYGNMYCSILLLACISISRYLAIVHPFTYRGLPKRTYTLLTCGLVWATVFLYMLPFFILKQEYYLVQQDITTCHDVHNTCESSSPFQLYYFISLAFFGFLIPFVVIIYCYTAIIRTLNAYDHRWLWYVKASLLILLIFTICFAPSNIILIIHHANYYYNNTDGLYFVYLIALCLGSLNSCLDPLLYFLMSKIIDHSTVYLTMVKSP, from the exons ATGAAAGCCCTCATCTTTGTAGCTGCTGGAGTCATGCTTCTGTCGCCCACTTTTTGTCAAAGCG TTGCAGGCATGGCAAATGACGTACACAACTTGGCAAAACCAACCTTACCTATTAAGACCTTCCGTGGGGTTCCCCCAAATTCTTTTGAAGAATTCCCCCTTTCTGCCATAGAAGGCTGGACAGGAACTACCACAACTGTAAAAATTAACTGCCCAGAAGAAAGGGTTTCAAATCTCCATGTGAATAATGCTACCATGGGGTACCTGAGCAGCTCCTTAAGTACCAAACTGATACCAGCCATCTACATCCTGGTGTTTGTAGTAGGTGTGCCAGCCAATGCGGTGACCCTGTGGATGCTCCTCTTCAGGACCAGATCCATCTGTATGAACATCTTCTACACCAACCTGGCCATGGCAGACTTTCTTTTTTGCATCACACTGCCCTTTAAGATAGCTTACCACCTCAATGGGAACAACTGGGTATTTGGAGAGGTGATGTGCCGGGCCACCACAGTCATCTTCTATGGCAACATGTACTGCTCCATTCTGCTCCTCGCCTGCATTAGTATCAGCCGCTACCTAGCCATTGTCCATCCTTTCACATACCGAGGTCTGCCCAAGCGTACCTACACCTTGCTGACATGTGGACTGGTGTGGGCAACGGTTTTCTTATACATGCTGCCATTCTTCATCCTGAAGCAGGAATATTACCTTGTCCAGCAGGACATCACCACTTGCCATGATGTCCACAACACATGCGAGTCCTCATCACCCTTCCAACTCTACTACTTCATATCCTTGGCATTCTTTGGATTCTTAATTCCCTTTGTGGTCATTATCTACTGCTACACAGCCATCATTCGGACGCTTAATGCATATGATCACAGATGGTTGTGGTATGTTAAGGCGAGTCTCCTCATTCTTTTGATTTTCACCATTTGCTTTGCTCCAAGCAATATTATCCTCATTATTCACCACGCTAACTACTACTACAACAACACTGATGGCTTATATTTTGTCTATCTCATAGCTTTGTGCCTTGGGAGCCTGAATAGTTGCCTAGATccactcctttattttcttatgtcAAAAATCATAGATCACTCCACTGTTTACCTTACAATGGTGAAATCACCTTAG
- the F2RL2 gene encoding proteinase-activated receptor 3 isoform X2: MKALIFVAAGVMLLSPTFCQSGMANDVHNLAKPTLPIKTFRGVPPNSFEEFPLSAIEGWTGTTTTVKINCPEERVSNLHVNNATMGYLSSSLSTKLIPAIYILVFVVGVPANAVTLWMLLFRTRSICMNIFYTNLAMADFLFCITLPFKIAYHLNGNNWVFGEVMCRATTVIFYGNMYCSILLLACISISRYLAIVHPFTYRGLPKRTYTLLTCGLVWATVFLYMLPFFILKQEYYLVQQDITTCHDVHNTCESSSPFQLYYFISLAFFGFLIPFVVIIYCYTAIIRTLNAYDHRWLWYVKASLLILLIFTICFAPSNIILIIHHANYYYNNTDGLYFVYLIALCLGSLNSCLDPLLYFLMSKIIDHSTVYLTMVKSP, translated from the exons ATGAAAGCCCTCATCTTTGTAGCTGCTGGAGTCATGCTTCTGTCGCCCACTTTTTGTCAAAGCG GCATGGCAAATGACGTACACAACTTGGCAAAACCAACCTTACCTATTAAGACCTTCCGTGGGGTTCCCCCAAATTCTTTTGAAGAATTCCCCCTTTCTGCCATAGAAGGCTGGACAGGAACTACCACAACTGTAAAAATTAACTGCCCAGAAGAAAGGGTTTCAAATCTCCATGTGAATAATGCTACCATGGGGTACCTGAGCAGCTCCTTAAGTACCAAACTGATACCAGCCATCTACATCCTGGTGTTTGTAGTAGGTGTGCCAGCCAATGCGGTGACCCTGTGGATGCTCCTCTTCAGGACCAGATCCATCTGTATGAACATCTTCTACACCAACCTGGCCATGGCAGACTTTCTTTTTTGCATCACACTGCCCTTTAAGATAGCTTACCACCTCAATGGGAACAACTGGGTATTTGGAGAGGTGATGTGCCGGGCCACCACAGTCATCTTCTATGGCAACATGTACTGCTCCATTCTGCTCCTCGCCTGCATTAGTATCAGCCGCTACCTAGCCATTGTCCATCCTTTCACATACCGAGGTCTGCCCAAGCGTACCTACACCTTGCTGACATGTGGACTGGTGTGGGCAACGGTTTTCTTATACATGCTGCCATTCTTCATCCTGAAGCAGGAATATTACCTTGTCCAGCAGGACATCACCACTTGCCATGATGTCCACAACACATGCGAGTCCTCATCACCCTTCCAACTCTACTACTTCATATCCTTGGCATTCTTTGGATTCTTAATTCCCTTTGTGGTCATTATCTACTGCTACACAGCCATCATTCGGACGCTTAATGCATATGATCACAGATGGTTGTGGTATGTTAAGGCGAGTCTCCTCATTCTTTTGATTTTCACCATTTGCTTTGCTCCAAGCAATATTATCCTCATTATTCACCACGCTAACTACTACTACAACAACACTGATGGCTTATATTTTGTCTATCTCATAGCTTTGTGCCTTGGGAGCCTGAATAGTTGCCTAGATccactcctttattttcttatgtcAAAAATCATAGATCACTCCACTGTTTACCTTACAATGGTGAAATCACCTTAG
- the F2RL2 gene encoding proteinase-activated receptor 3 isoform X3, protein MANDVHNLAKPTLPIKTFRGVPPNSFEEFPLSAIEGWTGTTTTVKINCPEERVSNLHVNNATMGYLSSSLSTKLIPAIYILVFVVGVPANAVTLWMLLFRTRSICMNIFYTNLAMADFLFCITLPFKIAYHLNGNNWVFGEVMCRATTVIFYGNMYCSILLLACISISRYLAIVHPFTYRGLPKRTYTLLTCGLVWATVFLYMLPFFILKQEYYLVQQDITTCHDVHNTCESSSPFQLYYFISLAFFGFLIPFVVIIYCYTAIIRTLNAYDHRWLWYVKASLLILLIFTICFAPSNIILIIHHANYYYNNTDGLYFVYLIALCLGSLNSCLDPLLYFLMSKIIDHSTVYLTMVKSP, encoded by the coding sequence ATGGCAAATGACGTACACAACTTGGCAAAACCAACCTTACCTATTAAGACCTTCCGTGGGGTTCCCCCAAATTCTTTTGAAGAATTCCCCCTTTCTGCCATAGAAGGCTGGACAGGAACTACCACAACTGTAAAAATTAACTGCCCAGAAGAAAGGGTTTCAAATCTCCATGTGAATAATGCTACCATGGGGTACCTGAGCAGCTCCTTAAGTACCAAACTGATACCAGCCATCTACATCCTGGTGTTTGTAGTAGGTGTGCCAGCCAATGCGGTGACCCTGTGGATGCTCCTCTTCAGGACCAGATCCATCTGTATGAACATCTTCTACACCAACCTGGCCATGGCAGACTTTCTTTTTTGCATCACACTGCCCTTTAAGATAGCTTACCACCTCAATGGGAACAACTGGGTATTTGGAGAGGTGATGTGCCGGGCCACCACAGTCATCTTCTATGGCAACATGTACTGCTCCATTCTGCTCCTCGCCTGCATTAGTATCAGCCGCTACCTAGCCATTGTCCATCCTTTCACATACCGAGGTCTGCCCAAGCGTACCTACACCTTGCTGACATGTGGACTGGTGTGGGCAACGGTTTTCTTATACATGCTGCCATTCTTCATCCTGAAGCAGGAATATTACCTTGTCCAGCAGGACATCACCACTTGCCATGATGTCCACAACACATGCGAGTCCTCATCACCCTTCCAACTCTACTACTTCATATCCTTGGCATTCTTTGGATTCTTAATTCCCTTTGTGGTCATTATCTACTGCTACACAGCCATCATTCGGACGCTTAATGCATATGATCACAGATGGTTGTGGTATGTTAAGGCGAGTCTCCTCATTCTTTTGATTTTCACCATTTGCTTTGCTCCAAGCAATATTATCCTCATTATTCACCACGCTAACTACTACTACAACAACACTGATGGCTTATATTTTGTCTATCTCATAGCTTTGTGCCTTGGGAGCCTGAATAGTTGCCTAGATccactcctttattttcttatgtcAAAAATCATAGATCACTCCACTGTTTACCTTACAATGGTGAAATCACCTTAG